In one window of Ruminococcus albus AD2013 DNA:
- a CDS encoding carboxyl transferase domain-containing protein, which yields MSETKKSLAELQALIADSAARTRLTYLFDEGKFTELDAFVGEAAGVITAYGYADGEPVYAFSQDVSVKSGAMTEAGARKIAKIYDLAAKTGTPVVGIYDSYGADVNDSAAALRAYGELMLWTANLSGVVPQIAVVAGVCSGTAALLAEAADFVVMAKDASLYAAPNAKSNGSAENAAANGTVCAVCEDDKAAVEKARAILLKLPANNLSPVPVYEYEEPAAAAGSDIESLTKAVFDADSVIELSEGFGGAAYTALATVNGETVGVAATNKTKDKLTENDCAKLARFVRTCDAFAVPVVTFVDTEGFAGNDETEAAGAVKSMSKLAHAYAEATTAKISVVTGKAYGAAYIALAGKGANADAAYALPTAVISALDPITAAEFLEHDKLTGATDLAAARQALADEFAKTQASAANAAVNGLVDGIVDASQLRSAVVDALAMMSGKRISRLPKKHSNIQL from the coding sequence ATGTCTGAAACAAAAAAGTCTCTGGCAGAACTTCAGGCACTTATTGCTGACAGCGCTGCAAGAACAAGGCTGACATATCTGTTTGATGAAGGAAAATTTACCGAGCTTGACGCTTTCGTTGGCGAGGCTGCGGGCGTTATAACTGCCTATGGCTATGCTGACGGCGAACCTGTCTATGCGTTCTCTCAGGATGTTTCCGTTAAGAGCGGCGCTATGACCGAGGCTGGCGCAAGAAAGATAGCTAAGATCTATGATCTGGCTGCCAAGACAGGTACTCCTGTTGTAGGTATTTATGATTCATACGGCGCTGATGTAAATGACAGCGCTGCTGCACTGAGAGCTTACGGCGAGCTGATGCTGTGGACAGCAAATCTTTCGGGCGTTGTTCCCCAGATAGCTGTTGTTGCCGGCGTATGCTCAGGCACTGCCGCACTTCTGGCTGAGGCTGCTGACTTTGTTGTAATGGCTAAAGACGCAAGCCTGTATGCCGCTCCCAATGCAAAGAGCAACGGTTCCGCTGAAAATGCTGCTGCAAACGGCACTGTATGCGCTGTTTGTGAGGACGACAAGGCTGCTGTCGAGAAGGCAAGAGCTATCCTGCTGAAGCTTCCTGCTAACAACCTTTCTCCTGTTCCTGTATATGAGTATGAAGAGCCCGCAGCTGCTGCGGGCAGCGATATCGAGAGCCTGACTAAGGCTGTATTCGATGCTGACAGCGTTATCGAACTCAGCGAGGGCTTCGGCGGTGCTGCTTATACTGCTCTGGCAACTGTCAACGGTGAGACCGTGGGCGTTGCTGCGACCAACAAGACCAAGGACAAGCTGACAGAGAACGACTGCGCTAAGCTGGCAAGATTCGTTCGTACCTGTGATGCTTTTGCTGTTCCTGTAGTTACCTTCGTTGATACCGAGGGCTTTGCAGGAAATGATGAGACCGAGGCTGCAGGTGCTGTAAAGAGCATGAGCAAGCTGGCTCACGCATATGCTGAGGCTACTACCGCTAAGATCAGCGTAGTTACAGGCAAGGCTTACGGCGCAGCTTACATAGCACTGGCAGGAAAGGGCGCAAATGCCGATGCTGCATACGCTCTGCCCACCGCTGTTATCTCTGCACTCGACCCGATTACTGCTGCTGAGTTCCTGGAGCATGACAAGCTCACAGGCGCAACCGATCTTGCTGCTGCAAGACAGGCACTGGCTGATGAATTCGCAAAGACTCAGGCAAGCGCTGCAAATGCTGCTGTAAACGGTCTGGTAGACGGTATCGTTGATGCTTCACAGCTGAGAAGTGCTGTTGTTGACGCTCTGGCTATGATGAGCGGCAAGAGAATTTCCAGACTGCCCAAGAAGCACAGCAATATCCAGCTTTAA
- a CDS encoding DUF445 domain-containing protein translates to MEILKMLAAPLIGAVIGYFTNFIAVKMLFFPHHEVYLLGHRVPFTPGAIPKGKPRLAKAVGRVVGTELVTKEDIKAKLLGGEIETRITGAITQELSNNIRAEICKLTKCSEETYAEGSSKLSEMLSRQIVDELSASQLPEIVVKKCNDSIEEKLSNTMFAKLIPEEKIQSFTAPLVVKIRSMIDRDGMECVKPVIENKISDLSEKSGLELLELIKVDEARLTEMAGKVYRSAVNNYIDKLFEKLDFAVMVEDKINDMSIEKMEDLVQTVMKKELSTIVNLGALIGFVLGLFNLILK, encoded by the coding sequence ATGGAAATACTGAAAATGCTGGCTGCACCGCTGATAGGTGCGGTCATTGGTTATTTTACGAACTTTATCGCGGTGAAGATGCTTTTCTTCCCCCATCATGAGGTATATCTGCTGGGGCACCGTGTACCTTTCACCCCGGGTGCGATACCCAAGGGCAAGCCACGTCTCGCAAAAGCCGTAGGCAGGGTCGTTGGTACTGAACTTGTCACCAAGGAGGATATCAAGGCAAAGCTTCTCGGCGGTGAGATCGAAACGCGCATAACAGGGGCGATAACGCAGGAGCTTTCAAACAATATCCGTGCTGAGATATGCAAGCTGACAAAATGCTCTGAGGAGACCTATGCTGAGGGTAGTTCAAAGCTCAGCGAGATGCTCAGCCGACAGATAGTTGATGAACTTTCGGCTTCACAGCTGCCCGAGATAGTTGTGAAAAAATGCAACGACTCCATCGAGGAAAAGCTGAGCAATACCATGTTCGCAAAGCTTATCCCCGAAGAGAAGATACAGTCTTTCACCGCCCCGCTGGTCGTAAAGATACGTTCAATGATCGACCGCGACGGAATGGAGTGTGTAAAGCCTGTCATTGAGAACAAGATCTCCGATCTCAGCGAAAAAAGCGGTCTTGAACTGCTTGAACTTATAAAAGTAGATGAAGCCCGCCTTACTGAAATGGCAGGAAAAGTCTACCGCAGCGCCGTTAACAACTACATCGACAAGCTTTTTGAAAAGCTGGATTTTGCTGTGATGGTAGAAGACAAGATCAACGATATGTCCATTGAAAAAATGGAAGATCTGGTTCAGACCGTCATGAAAAAGGAACTCAGCACCATAGTAAACCTCGGTGCGCTGATAGGCTTCGTCCTCGGACTTTTCAACCTTATACTGAAATGA